The proteins below come from a single Mytilus edulis chromosome 5, xbMytEdul2.2, whole genome shotgun sequence genomic window:
- the LOC139522989 gene encoding uncharacterized protein, whose translation MAALFQIMVMFSKCPACGTLKPGVTKEGLPKEREKSSAFGSTGGGFNFGGKGGFTFGTAGKSDIKAGSGFTFQTTDTAGSGFTFQTTYTAGFNFTRTKSNADKNKADALAKGFNFTLQPSATVTPEKSSSGFNFTLSPSIDADPKSPPTNAEGMYLNKDGDDDHIHFEPIIELPSAVDVVTGEEDEEVLFQHRSKLFRFADGEWKERGLGDIKISKHTENGKVRLLMRRAQIYKICLNHYLIEELELKPMPKTDGKAWIWFAMDFSDVEPAMQQLAVKFKNQEIATGFKKAFDDAKAKLESSVATQESPVRRGDDSYIITDGIEFVKEEKATKEQIAMARKFFLPDHFYLYEKKPSCPGCIGCEDEEPGNYYKKHVYN comes from the coding sequence ATGGCTGCCTTATTTCAAATAATGGTGATGTTCTCCAAATGTCCTGCATGTGGTACGTTGAAGCCAGGAGTTACAAAAGAAGGCTTACCGAAAGAAAGGGAAAAGTCTTCAGCTTTTGGTAGTACCGGTGGGGGATTTAATTTCGGTGGAAAAGGAGGATTCACTTTTGGAACAGCCGGGAAGTCTGATATCAAAGCTGGTTCTGGATTCACTTTCCAAACAACTGATACAGCTGGTTCTGGATTCACTTTTCAAACAACTTATACAGCTGGTTTTAATTTCACACGAACAAAATCTAACGCAGATAAAAATAAAGCAGATGCTCTAGCCAAAGGTTTCAACTTTACATTACAACCATCTGCTACTGTAACACCAGAGAAGAGCAGCAGTGGATTCAATTTTACATTGTCACCATCAATAGATGCAGATCCAAAGTCTCCACCCACCAATGCTGAGGGGATGTACCTAAATAAAGACGGAGATGATGATCACATTCATTTTGAACCGATTATTGAACTACCGAGTGCTGTTGATGTTGTCACTGGAGAAGAAGACGAAGAAGTATTATTTCAACATCGTTCTAAATTGTTTAGATTTGCTGATGGCGAATGGAAAGAACGTGGACTAGGTGatattaaaatttccaaacataCGGAAAATGGAAAAGTTAGACTTCTGATGCGTCGAGCACAAATTTATAAGATATGTTTGAATCATTATTTAATCGAAGAATTAGAGTTAAAACCTATGCCAAAAACTGACGGAAAAGCATGGATTTGGTTCGCCATGGATTTCTCTGATGTTGAACCTGCAATGCAACAATTAGCTGTAAAATtcaaaaatcaagaaatagcAACTGGTTTTAAAAAGGCATTTGACGATGCCAAAGCAAAACTTGAATCCTCTGTCGCTACCCAGGAATCACCAGTAAGGCGAGGTGATGATTCTTATATTATAACTGATGGTATTGAATTTGTAAAAGAAGAGAAGGCAACAAAAGAACAGATAGCAATGGCAAGAAAATTCTTTTTACCTGACCACTTCTATTTGTATGAGAAGAAACCATCCTGTCCAGGTTGTATTGGTTGTGAGGATGAAGAACCgggaaattattataaaaaacatgtttacaattag